ATTGATATCCTTGCTCTTATTACTTGGAATTAGTGCAGCTTCAGCTGCAAGCGATGCAGATTTCATTGCTCAGGATTCTGTAATGGGCGATATCAGTGCAATCGAGGATATTGATAATGTGGACGATAATATAATTGATGCTAATGTATTGTCTGATGGGGAAGATCCAAATCCTGATGATACTAATCCTGCTGATTCTGGAACAGGTGAAAATGGAGGGGAATCCGCTGATGAGACAGGAACTCCTTCAAGTATAGAAGCAAGCAATGAAACTTATAGCTATGGAGATGACATTGCAATTAACGTTTCAGTAAAAGATAATCAAAGCAATGCAATTAACATTACAGCAGATGATATTTTAGTATCATATTCAAAAGAGGGTGAAGATAATTATACTGATATGAATTTCACCTTAAACAATGAATCTCAAATCATATTTGAATTTTTACCTCATAAGACATTGCCAATTGGCAATTATGATGTGAAGATCCAATTTAATAAGACAATAGATAATATTCCTTATTTCCTTGAGACTTTTTCTGCTTTGAACATTATAAAATCAGGCACTACCATCAATGCAAGTGACGTAAAGCTTAGTTTGGGCAATGAGGTAATCATTCCTCTTCATATTAACCTTGAATCTAATAAGACCTTAAATGTCAATGCAAGCAGTATAATTGTATGGTATCTTGTTGATGGGGAAGATCAATGGAAATTCAACTGCACTAATGAAACTGATGGAGATTACATTACAAATAGTATCAAATTATCTAACTTCAATATGACAGAAGTTGGAAATTATACAATTCGAATTGAATTCATAGGCACTGAAAGTGCTAATCCATCAAATATAAGCATTACTTTGCATATCCTTGAAAATAATACCATTGATGCTAGTGACTCTATTGAAGTGAACAATTCCACTAAGAACGTTACAATTCCATTCAAGATTTTCAACACCAACATTACAGTGATCCCTGATCCTGAAACCGGTGAGAACGTTACCAATGTCAATGTCACTAACTTGACTGTAACTAAAGAGGATTTAAAGTTAATCTTGAAATATGATAATGGGACTGAAAATATATCTAGTGAGATCACTGATTTCGAATTGATTGGCAATGAAGGAAATTATACCATTAATTTCACAACAGATCTCGAATTCACTTCTGAATTCTATCAGGCTGAACTGATAATCATCTATAAAAATGGAACTTCAAGTGAAACAAATAAAACAATTAATCTAAAAGCGTTTATCGATGCATATATAGTTCCTATTGTTTCTGAAGCGGATTATCAATTTGGTGAATTCAAATTCAAATTAGTCGATGCAGAAACCGGAGAACCATTGGTTAATTATAACGTTAGCCTTTCAGGATTCTACTTCTATAAGATTTCTGAGTCTGGAGGAATGTCAATAATGACCAGTAAATCATTTACTTCAGATGAAAATGGTTTAATTGTATTCAATGATACATTTATGAGTCCAATTAGTACTTTTGATACATCCGCACTTTATAATGGATTCTCTTCACTTTCTGTAGGTACATATAATAATGCAATATTCACTGGAGAAGGCATTTTGAAATTTACCAATGTGACTAAAATTACCGTTAAGCCGATTCAAGCAAAAATCATTGCAAGCAATATTACACAGGAATACGGTAAAAACTTGACTTATACATTCCAATTAGTCCATGCAGAAACCGGAGAGCCAATTAAGGTTGCCAACGTTCAATTTATAATCAACGGTACAAATATTAATGCTGATAGAAATGGAACAACCAATCTAACAGGTCATTATACCAGTCCTGATTTGGTTTTAACTGGAGGTAACTATAATTTAACCCTCAAATCAATTGACAGCAATTTGATTTGCAGTGCTGTTAAAAAAACTATAACCATTAAACCAAAGGCAACTACATTAACTGCTTCCAATAGGACTATCTATTATAACTCTGATTATTCTGCTATAGTCAAATTGAAAGATAAAAAGACTGGAAAAGCGGTTGCTAATGCTTATGTTTTGATAACAGTATACACTAGTTCCACTAAATACACTAATTTCTTAGGCAAAACCAATAAGAATGGTCAAATCTATTTAAGCACTCCATTGTCTGTTGGAAAGCATAAAATAGTTTTCCAAACTGCAGACAACAGTTATACTGCAAGCAAAATTACAAGATATCTGACTGTTAAAAAAGCTAGTGCTAAATTCACTGCTCCAAAAGTATCTACCTATTATAAATCTGGCAAAGTCTTCAAAATCAAATTGACCAATACCAAAAACAAAAAGGCCATTTATTATGGTACTGTGAATATAAAAGTTTACATTTCCAAAAACAAGTATTATAATTATACTGGCACTACTGATTCAAATGGTTCAGTTCAATTGAAGGTAACTTTGAAACCAGGCACTTATAAAGTTGTTATCAGCGGCTATGATAAAGGATATTCTGCAAAGGCTTTAACCAGTCAAATTAAAGTTAGCAAATCTCCTATTAAGATGGCTCCTACATCTTTAAAAGTTAAAAAAGGCAAATACTTTAAAGTTAAAGTGACAAGTACCAAGACTAAAAAGGTCCTTTCAGGCATAAAGGTTAAAGTGAAAGTCTACACTGGCAAGAAGTATAAGACCTACACAATCAAAACCAATAAGAAAGGAATCGCAAGCTTAAAGATCAGTCAAAAGGTAGGTAAGCATAAAGTGGTTCTTTCACCTGGAAGTCCAACTTATTACTCTGCTAAAGCACTTACAAAAACTTTAACAGTTACAAAATAAATTTAAAATTTTATTTAAATATTTAATTAAGAGATTAATTCTCTTAATTCTTTTTTTTATTTTTTTAAAACAAGTTTCTATAATCTTATTTTTAGTAACCTATTCTAAAAAATAGCTTTTTGATGATTCGATTAAAAAGAGCAAAATTATTTTTTCATTATTTTAAATCATCTGTATTGATTAAATCGCTATTCATCAATGATTTCATTGTATCAATGTCTATCTGTCCTGGAGCAGTATTGTCATTGACAACAGCGAATGTGAATGGTGCATTGAATTTAGCGGCAATTACTCTTGTATAGCTTCCCAATTCCCCCATGGAAATGGCTACAACATTGTCAAAGTGAGATAGTATAGGCAGTATTGTCAATGTATCTTCAAGAGTATTTGGCATGACAGCAATTTTTGCTATATCCCCAATTTCCTTTTCCTGAATCACAATATCCATCAATATGTCAAGTTCTGGGGTCTGCTTGAAGTTATGATATGAAATGATTGAAGTTACTCCTGTTTCTGTAATTGATTCAATAAGCTCTCGGTCTGTCTGAAGCTCAACATCAACATAGTCTGCAACATCACAGCATTCCCTAAGAATAGCTATTCTATCCTCTTCGCTGCCTCTAAAGGATCCTCCTTCCTTAGCGGTTCTGTTTGTAGCTATGATTGGAAAATTGATCTCCTCTATGATCTCCTTTACAATCTTAGGATTAGGATTTTCCATGCCGTCTATTCTAAGTTCAAGAATATCCGCACCTTTAATGATGCAGTCATTAGCTACCTTGAGGATATCTTCCTTATTCTTCTGAAATATTGGAATAGCTATTTTGGTTTCACTATACACTGTCTTACCTCATTTTAATAAAATAGTATCATTCAATATTTTTTCTTAAATAATTGTTTCTATTTATATATTTAACTTATTTAATTAAATACTTAATTGATTTTAATCGGCTGTTTTTAAAATTCGCAATAAAATAATTAAAA
The nucleotide sequence above comes from Methanobrevibacter sp.. Encoded proteins:
- the aroD gene encoding type I 3-dehydroquinate dehydratase, whose product is MYSETKIAIPIFQKNKEDILKVANDCIIKGADILELRIDGMENPNPKIVKEIIEEINFPIIATNRTAKEGGSFRGSEEDRIAILRECCDVADYVDVELQTDRELIESITETGVTSIISYHNFKQTPELDILMDIVIQEKEIGDIAKIAVMPNTLEDTLTILPILSHFDNVVAISMGELGSYTRVIAAKFNAPFTFAVVNDNTAPGQIDIDTMKSLMNSDLINTDDLK